In Oryza sativa Japonica Group chromosome 2, ASM3414082v1, the following are encoded in one genomic region:
- the LOC4328122 gene encoding uncharacterized protein isoform X2 encodes MVDMEKKREKLVAGLTRRHMIRSGSSSSSSPTAAAAAADNNKNMSEGGDLNLISRQKKGKAKVLKWRLSNTDMDMKGEEGGSDGDYDDTVLSSLTTASFSSLISRKRVKSLGKVAEDCDAIDPPVPRKLRSAINKRASQTVSTSPRHVKKRRHLSAISSQTFLMDRETRCNAIPLANHFSKEEEVVVDALLSLSQIPHLCELSSDRGMAEDNLDLNVTSVSYSAGATKVDEKISALPTAGTEVANQPALDEPVERTGNVSQINHVPCGGTCNNTNPTLSNDGQIHDISLGIVTNLPSPSKDYNNSRKQLKVQFDNSTIHPTKIEAPRCLENSKKPDILEHDRKNVKNNTAQEIVPPVQTSKPCASHRPSSNTLASCNNTAAETVKGTGEHENLSLVNKNGTPSKTWKRSITHVYMCHLIQMHLDKEKASQNRVKPEEVCHSHISRSPDGSTISKNGAQDEKFYALHFDVRLPVQPSCSVCDTTIARQKMVSGNFLNLPTSAALSGVQHVQYLHPPIAPRGAMPYPIQHLPYTRGNLTHTALLLQQQMPQYMCNPNPAIMKIQQQLMPNQHQHQQQQQMWQFQFPQYHHPRPDAAAAAVSAAWQHSSRLHDVSSLRPVAVLPAPPPPPPPQMELFCSPYHGGSRQPPQLRLI; translated from the exons ATGGTGGATatggagaagaagagggagaagcTGGTGGCTGGGCTCACAAGAAGACACATGATAAGGAGtggctcctcctcttcctcctctcctactgctgctgctgctgctgctg ACAACAACAAAAATATGAGTGAAGGTGGAGATCTAAACCTGATATCTAGGCAGAAGAAAGGAAAGGCAAAGGTTTTGAAGTGGAGATTAAGCAACACTGACATGGACATgaaaggggaggaaggaggttCTGATGGAGACTACGATGATACAGTGCTCTCCTCACTGACCACAGCTAGCTTCAGCAGTCTGATTAGTAGGAAGAGAGTGAAGAGCCTTGGGAAG GTGGCTGAGGATTGTGATGCTATTGATCCACCGGTTCCTAGAAAATTAAGATCAG CCATAAATAAACGTGCCAGTCAAACTGTTTCTACATCACCGCGGCATGTCAAGAAGAGGCGCCATCTTTCAGCTATCAGCTCTCAGACTTTCCTTATGGATCGAGAAACAAGATGTAATGCAATTCCG TTGGCGAATCATTTttcgaaggaggaggaggtagtTGTGGATGCTTTGCTATCTTTATCTCAAATACCCCATCTTTGTGAACTGTCGTCCGACAGAGGAATGGCAGAAGATAACTTAGATTTAAATGTTACTTCAGTGTCTTATTCAGCAG GAGCAACAAAGGTGGATGAGAAAATATCGGCATTGCCAACTGCCGGTACGGAAGTAGCTAACCAACCTGCCCTTGATGAACCAGTGGAACGAACTGGCAATGTTTCACAAATAAATCATGTGCCTTGTGGTGGTACCTGCAACAACACAAATCCAACTTTGTCAAATGATGGGCAAATACATGATATTTCTTTGGGAATTGTAACGAATTTACCGAGCCCATCTAAAGACTACAATAACAG TCGGAAGCAACTGAAAGTGCAGTTTGATAATAGTACAATTCATCCCACAAAGATAGAAGCCCCTCGGTGCCTG GAAAATTCTAAGAAGCCTGATATTCTGGAACATGACAGGAAAAATGTCAAGAATAACACTGCCCAAG AAATTGTGCCACCGGTCCAGACTTCAAAACCTTGTGCCTCGCATAG GCCATCTTCAAACACACTGGCGTCGTGTAATAATACTGCCGCAGAAACTGTGAAAGGAACTGGAGAACATGAGAAT CTTTCCCTCGTTAATAAAAATGGTACCCCCTCGAAGACATGGAAGAGAAGCATTACCCATGTCTACATGTGTCATCTCATCCAAATGCATTTGGACAAAGAGAAGGCATCACAAAACCGGGTAAAACCTGAGGAAGTTTGTCACAGTCACATTTCAAGGTCTCCAGACGGTTCTACCATAAGTAAGAATGGTGCACAAGACGAGAAGTTCTACGCCTTGCATTTCGATGTAAGGCTACCTGTTCAGCCATCTTGCAGTGTTTGCGACACGACCATTGCCCGACAAAAGATG GTCAGTGGTAATTTTCTGAACTTGCCCACTTCTGCGGCGTTATCAGGGGTGCAGCATGTTCAGTATTTACATCCCCCGATCGCTCCCCGCGGTGCAATGCCATATCCAATTCAGCATCTCCCTTACACCAGGGGGAATTTGACGCACACTGCACTACTACTTCAACAG CAGATGCCACAGTACATGTGCAATCCAAACCCAGCCATTATGAAGATTCAGCAGCAGCTCATGCCCAatcagcatcagcatcagcagcagcagcagatgtgGCAGTTTCAATTCCCTCAATACCATCATCCAAGgccagacgccgccgccgccgccgtgtcggcGGCGTGGCAGCACAGCAGCCGGCTCCACGACGTCTCTTCCCTGCGTCCGGTGGCCGTgctgcctgcgccgccgccgccaccgccgccgcagatgGAGCTCTTCTGCTCGCCGTACCATGGCGGCAGCAGACAGCCGCCGCAGCTGAGGTTGATCTAG
- the LOC4328122 gene encoding uncharacterized protein isoform X3, translating to MVDMEKKREKLVAGLTRRHMIRSGSSSSSSPTAAAAAADNNKNMSEGGDLNLISRQKKGKAKVLKWRLSNTDMDMKGEEGGSDGDYDDTVLSSLTTASFSSLISRKRVKSLGKVAEDCDAIDPPVPRKLRSAINKRASQTVSTSPRHVKKRRHLSAISSQTFLMDRETRCNAIPQLANHFSKEEEVVVDALLSLSQIPHLCELSSDRGMAEDNLDLNVTSVSYSAGATKVDEKISALPTAGTEVANQPALDEPVERTGNVSQINHVPCGGTCNNTNPTLSNDGQIHDISLGIVTNLPSPSKDYNNSRKQLKVQFDNSTIHPTKIEAPRCLENSKKPDILEHDRKNVKNNTAQEIVPPVQTSKPCASHRPSSNTLASCNNTAAETVKGTGEHENLSLVNKNGTPSKTWKRSITHVYMCHLIQMHLDKEKASQNRVKPEEVCHSHISRSPDGSTISKNGAQDEKFYALHFDVRLPVQPSCSVCDTTIARQKMVSGNFLNLPTSAALSGVQHVQYLHPPIAPRGAMPYPIQHLPYTRGNLTHTALLLQQMPQYMCNPNPAIMKIQQQLMPNQHQHQQQQQMWQFQFPQYHHPRPDAAAAAVSAAWQHSSRLHDVSSLRPVAVLPAPPPPPPPQMELFCSPYHGGSRQPPQLRLI from the exons ATGGTGGATatggagaagaagagggagaagcTGGTGGCTGGGCTCACAAGAAGACACATGATAAGGAGtggctcctcctcttcctcctctcctactgctgctgctgctgctgctg ACAACAACAAAAATATGAGTGAAGGTGGAGATCTAAACCTGATATCTAGGCAGAAGAAAGGAAAGGCAAAGGTTTTGAAGTGGAGATTAAGCAACACTGACATGGACATgaaaggggaggaaggaggttCTGATGGAGACTACGATGATACAGTGCTCTCCTCACTGACCACAGCTAGCTTCAGCAGTCTGATTAGTAGGAAGAGAGTGAAGAGCCTTGGGAAG GTGGCTGAGGATTGTGATGCTATTGATCCACCGGTTCCTAGAAAATTAAGATCAG CCATAAATAAACGTGCCAGTCAAACTGTTTCTACATCACCGCGGCATGTCAAGAAGAGGCGCCATCTTTCAGCTATCAGCTCTCAGACTTTCCTTATGGATCGAGAAACAAGATGTAATGCAATTCCG CAGTTGGCGAATCATTTttcgaaggaggaggaggtagtTGTGGATGCTTTGCTATCTTTATCTCAAATACCCCATCTTTGTGAACTGTCGTCCGACAGAGGAATGGCAGAAGATAACTTAGATTTAAATGTTACTTCAGTGTCTTATTCAGCAG GAGCAACAAAGGTGGATGAGAAAATATCGGCATTGCCAACTGCCGGTACGGAAGTAGCTAACCAACCTGCCCTTGATGAACCAGTGGAACGAACTGGCAATGTTTCACAAATAAATCATGTGCCTTGTGGTGGTACCTGCAACAACACAAATCCAACTTTGTCAAATGATGGGCAAATACATGATATTTCTTTGGGAATTGTAACGAATTTACCGAGCCCATCTAAAGACTACAATAACAG TCGGAAGCAACTGAAAGTGCAGTTTGATAATAGTACAATTCATCCCACAAAGATAGAAGCCCCTCGGTGCCTG GAAAATTCTAAGAAGCCTGATATTCTGGAACATGACAGGAAAAATGTCAAGAATAACACTGCCCAAG AAATTGTGCCACCGGTCCAGACTTCAAAACCTTGTGCCTCGCATAG GCCATCTTCAAACACACTGGCGTCGTGTAATAATACTGCCGCAGAAACTGTGAAAGGAACTGGAGAACATGAGAAT CTTTCCCTCGTTAATAAAAATGGTACCCCCTCGAAGACATGGAAGAGAAGCATTACCCATGTCTACATGTGTCATCTCATCCAAATGCATTTGGACAAAGAGAAGGCATCACAAAACCGGGTAAAACCTGAGGAAGTTTGTCACAGTCACATTTCAAGGTCTCCAGACGGTTCTACCATAAGTAAGAATGGTGCACAAGACGAGAAGTTCTACGCCTTGCATTTCGATGTAAGGCTACCTGTTCAGCCATCTTGCAGTGTTTGCGACACGACCATTGCCCGACAAAAGATG GTCAGTGGTAATTTTCTGAACTTGCCCACTTCTGCGGCGTTATCAGGGGTGCAGCATGTTCAGTATTTACATCCCCCGATCGCTCCCCGCGGTGCAATGCCATATCCAATTCAGCATCTCCCTTACACCAGGGGGAATTTGACGCACACTGCACTACTACTTCAACAG ATGCCACAGTACATGTGCAATCCAAACCCAGCCATTATGAAGATTCAGCAGCAGCTCATGCCCAatcagcatcagcatcagcagcagcagcagatgtgGCAGTTTCAATTCCCTCAATACCATCATCCAAGgccagacgccgccgccgccgccgtgtcggcGGCGTGGCAGCACAGCAGCCGGCTCCACGACGTCTCTTCCCTGCGTCCGGTGGCCGTgctgcctgcgccgccgccgccaccgccgccgcagatgGAGCTCTTCTGCTCGCCGTACCATGGCGGCAGCAGACAGCCGCCGCAGCTGAGGTTGATCTAG
- the LOC4328122 gene encoding uncharacterized protein isoform X1, whose translation MVDMEKKREKLVAGLTRRHMIRSGSSSSSSPTAAAAAADNNKNMSEGGDLNLISRQKKGKAKVLKWRLSNTDMDMKGEEGGSDGDYDDTVLSSLTTASFSSLISRKRVKSLGKVAEDCDAIDPPVPRKLRSAINKRASQTVSTSPRHVKKRRHLSAISSQTFLMDRETRCNAIPQLANHFSKEEEVVVDALLSLSQIPHLCELSSDRGMAEDNLDLNVTSVSYSAGATKVDEKISALPTAGTEVANQPALDEPVERTGNVSQINHVPCGGTCNNTNPTLSNDGQIHDISLGIVTNLPSPSKDYNNSRKQLKVQFDNSTIHPTKIEAPRCLENSKKPDILEHDRKNVKNNTAQEIVPPVQTSKPCASHRPSSNTLASCNNTAAETVKGTGEHENLSLVNKNGTPSKTWKRSITHVYMCHLIQMHLDKEKASQNRVKPEEVCHSHISRSPDGSTISKNGAQDEKFYALHFDVRLPVQPSCSVCDTTIARQKMVSGNFLNLPTSAALSGVQHVQYLHPPIAPRGAMPYPIQHLPYTRGNLTHTALLLQQQMPQYMCNPNPAIMKIQQQLMPNQHQHQQQQQMWQFQFPQYHHPRPDAAAAAVSAAWQHSSRLHDVSSLRPVAVLPAPPPPPPPQMELFCSPYHGGSRQPPQLRLI comes from the exons ATGGTGGATatggagaagaagagggagaagcTGGTGGCTGGGCTCACAAGAAGACACATGATAAGGAGtggctcctcctcttcctcctctcctactgctgctgctgctgctgctg ACAACAACAAAAATATGAGTGAAGGTGGAGATCTAAACCTGATATCTAGGCAGAAGAAAGGAAAGGCAAAGGTTTTGAAGTGGAGATTAAGCAACACTGACATGGACATgaaaggggaggaaggaggttCTGATGGAGACTACGATGATACAGTGCTCTCCTCACTGACCACAGCTAGCTTCAGCAGTCTGATTAGTAGGAAGAGAGTGAAGAGCCTTGGGAAG GTGGCTGAGGATTGTGATGCTATTGATCCACCGGTTCCTAGAAAATTAAGATCAG CCATAAATAAACGTGCCAGTCAAACTGTTTCTACATCACCGCGGCATGTCAAGAAGAGGCGCCATCTTTCAGCTATCAGCTCTCAGACTTTCCTTATGGATCGAGAAACAAGATGTAATGCAATTCCG CAGTTGGCGAATCATTTttcgaaggaggaggaggtagtTGTGGATGCTTTGCTATCTTTATCTCAAATACCCCATCTTTGTGAACTGTCGTCCGACAGAGGAATGGCAGAAGATAACTTAGATTTAAATGTTACTTCAGTGTCTTATTCAGCAG GAGCAACAAAGGTGGATGAGAAAATATCGGCATTGCCAACTGCCGGTACGGAAGTAGCTAACCAACCTGCCCTTGATGAACCAGTGGAACGAACTGGCAATGTTTCACAAATAAATCATGTGCCTTGTGGTGGTACCTGCAACAACACAAATCCAACTTTGTCAAATGATGGGCAAATACATGATATTTCTTTGGGAATTGTAACGAATTTACCGAGCCCATCTAAAGACTACAATAACAG TCGGAAGCAACTGAAAGTGCAGTTTGATAATAGTACAATTCATCCCACAAAGATAGAAGCCCCTCGGTGCCTG GAAAATTCTAAGAAGCCTGATATTCTGGAACATGACAGGAAAAATGTCAAGAATAACACTGCCCAAG AAATTGTGCCACCGGTCCAGACTTCAAAACCTTGTGCCTCGCATAG GCCATCTTCAAACACACTGGCGTCGTGTAATAATACTGCCGCAGAAACTGTGAAAGGAACTGGAGAACATGAGAAT CTTTCCCTCGTTAATAAAAATGGTACCCCCTCGAAGACATGGAAGAGAAGCATTACCCATGTCTACATGTGTCATCTCATCCAAATGCATTTGGACAAAGAGAAGGCATCACAAAACCGGGTAAAACCTGAGGAAGTTTGTCACAGTCACATTTCAAGGTCTCCAGACGGTTCTACCATAAGTAAGAATGGTGCACAAGACGAGAAGTTCTACGCCTTGCATTTCGATGTAAGGCTACCTGTTCAGCCATCTTGCAGTGTTTGCGACACGACCATTGCCCGACAAAAGATG GTCAGTGGTAATTTTCTGAACTTGCCCACTTCTGCGGCGTTATCAGGGGTGCAGCATGTTCAGTATTTACATCCCCCGATCGCTCCCCGCGGTGCAATGCCATATCCAATTCAGCATCTCCCTTACACCAGGGGGAATTTGACGCACACTGCACTACTACTTCAACAG CAGATGCCACAGTACATGTGCAATCCAAACCCAGCCATTATGAAGATTCAGCAGCAGCTCATGCCCAatcagcatcagcatcagcagcagcagcagatgtgGCAGTTTCAATTCCCTCAATACCATCATCCAAGgccagacgccgccgccgccgccgtgtcggcGGCGTGGCAGCACAGCAGCCGGCTCCACGACGTCTCTTCCCTGCGTCCGGTGGCCGTgctgcctgcgccgccgccgccaccgccgccgcagatgGAGCTCTTCTGCTCGCCGTACCATGGCGGCAGCAGACAGCCGCCGCAGCTGAGGTTGATCTAG
- the LOC4328122 gene encoding uncharacterized protein isoform X4, whose amino-acid sequence MVDMEKKREKLVAGLTRRHMIRSGSSSSSSPTAAAAAADNNKNMSEGGDLNLISRQKKGKAKVLKWRLSNTDMDMKGEEGGSDGDYDDTVLSSLTTASFSSLISRKRVKSLGKVAEDCDAIDPPVPRKLRSAINKRASQTVSTSPRHVKKRRHLSAISSQTFLMDRETRCNAIPLANHFSKEEEVVVDALLSLSQIPHLCELSSDRGMAEDNLDLNVTSVSYSAGATKVDEKISALPTAGTEVANQPALDEPVERTGNVSQINHVPCGGTCNNTNPTLSNDGQIHDISLGIVTNLPSPSKDYNNSRKQLKVQFDNSTIHPTKIEAPRCLENSKKPDILEHDRKNVKNNTAQEIVPPVQTSKPCASHRPSSNTLASCNNTAAETVKGTGEHENLSLVNKNGTPSKTWKRSITHVYMCHLIQMHLDKEKASQNRVKPEEVCHSHISRSPDGSTISKNGAQDEKFYALHFDVRLPVQPSCSVCDTTIARQKMVSGNFLNLPTSAALSGVQHVQYLHPPIAPRGAMPYPIQHLPYTRGNLTHTALLLQQMPQYMCNPNPAIMKIQQQLMPNQHQHQQQQQMWQFQFPQYHHPRPDAAAAAVSAAWQHSSRLHDVSSLRPVAVLPAPPPPPPPQMELFCSPYHGGSRQPPQLRLI is encoded by the exons ATGGTGGATatggagaagaagagggagaagcTGGTGGCTGGGCTCACAAGAAGACACATGATAAGGAGtggctcctcctcttcctcctctcctactgctgctgctgctgctgctg ACAACAACAAAAATATGAGTGAAGGTGGAGATCTAAACCTGATATCTAGGCAGAAGAAAGGAAAGGCAAAGGTTTTGAAGTGGAGATTAAGCAACACTGACATGGACATgaaaggggaggaaggaggttCTGATGGAGACTACGATGATACAGTGCTCTCCTCACTGACCACAGCTAGCTTCAGCAGTCTGATTAGTAGGAAGAGAGTGAAGAGCCTTGGGAAG GTGGCTGAGGATTGTGATGCTATTGATCCACCGGTTCCTAGAAAATTAAGATCAG CCATAAATAAACGTGCCAGTCAAACTGTTTCTACATCACCGCGGCATGTCAAGAAGAGGCGCCATCTTTCAGCTATCAGCTCTCAGACTTTCCTTATGGATCGAGAAACAAGATGTAATGCAATTCCG TTGGCGAATCATTTttcgaaggaggaggaggtagtTGTGGATGCTTTGCTATCTTTATCTCAAATACCCCATCTTTGTGAACTGTCGTCCGACAGAGGAATGGCAGAAGATAACTTAGATTTAAATGTTACTTCAGTGTCTTATTCAGCAG GAGCAACAAAGGTGGATGAGAAAATATCGGCATTGCCAACTGCCGGTACGGAAGTAGCTAACCAACCTGCCCTTGATGAACCAGTGGAACGAACTGGCAATGTTTCACAAATAAATCATGTGCCTTGTGGTGGTACCTGCAACAACACAAATCCAACTTTGTCAAATGATGGGCAAATACATGATATTTCTTTGGGAATTGTAACGAATTTACCGAGCCCATCTAAAGACTACAATAACAG TCGGAAGCAACTGAAAGTGCAGTTTGATAATAGTACAATTCATCCCACAAAGATAGAAGCCCCTCGGTGCCTG GAAAATTCTAAGAAGCCTGATATTCTGGAACATGACAGGAAAAATGTCAAGAATAACACTGCCCAAG AAATTGTGCCACCGGTCCAGACTTCAAAACCTTGTGCCTCGCATAG GCCATCTTCAAACACACTGGCGTCGTGTAATAATACTGCCGCAGAAACTGTGAAAGGAACTGGAGAACATGAGAAT CTTTCCCTCGTTAATAAAAATGGTACCCCCTCGAAGACATGGAAGAGAAGCATTACCCATGTCTACATGTGTCATCTCATCCAAATGCATTTGGACAAAGAGAAGGCATCACAAAACCGGGTAAAACCTGAGGAAGTTTGTCACAGTCACATTTCAAGGTCTCCAGACGGTTCTACCATAAGTAAGAATGGTGCACAAGACGAGAAGTTCTACGCCTTGCATTTCGATGTAAGGCTACCTGTTCAGCCATCTTGCAGTGTTTGCGACACGACCATTGCCCGACAAAAGATG GTCAGTGGTAATTTTCTGAACTTGCCCACTTCTGCGGCGTTATCAGGGGTGCAGCATGTTCAGTATTTACATCCCCCGATCGCTCCCCGCGGTGCAATGCCATATCCAATTCAGCATCTCCCTTACACCAGGGGGAATTTGACGCACACTGCACTACTACTTCAACAG ATGCCACAGTACATGTGCAATCCAAACCCAGCCATTATGAAGATTCAGCAGCAGCTCATGCCCAatcagcatcagcatcagcagcagcagcagatgtgGCAGTTTCAATTCCCTCAATACCATCATCCAAGgccagacgccgccgccgccgccgtgtcggcGGCGTGGCAGCACAGCAGCCGGCTCCACGACGTCTCTTCCCTGCGTCCGGTGGCCGTgctgcctgcgccgccgccgccaccgccgccgcagatgGAGCTCTTCTGCTCGCCGTACCATGGCGGCAGCAGACAGCCGCCGCAGCTGAGGTTGATCTAG
- the LOC4328122 gene encoding uncharacterized protein isoform X6, which translates to MVDMEKKREKLVAGLTRRHMIRSGSSSSSSPTAAAAAADNNKNMSEGGDLNLISRQKKGKAKVLKWRLSNTDMDMKGEEGGSDGDYDDTVLSSLTTASFSSLISRKRVKSLGKVAEDCDAIDPPVPRKLRSAINKRASQTVSTSPRHVKKRRHLSAISSQTFLMDRETRCNAIPLANHFSKEEEVVVDALLSLSQIPHLCELSSDRGMAEDNLDLNVTSVSYSAGATKVDEKISALPTAGTEVANQPALDEPVERTGNVSQINHVPCGGTCNNTNPTLSNDGQIHDISLGIVTNLPSPSKDYNNSRKQLKVQFDNSTIHPTKIEAPRCLENSKKPDILEHDRKNVKNNTAQEIVPPVQTSKPCASHRPSSNTLASCNNTAAETVKGTGEHENLSLVNKNGTPSKTWKRSITHVYMCHLIQMHLDKEKASQNRVKPEEVCHSHISRSPDGSTISKNGAQDEKFYALHFDVRLPVQPSCSVCDTTIARQKMVSGNFLNLPTSAALSGVQHVQYLHPPIAPRGAMPYPIQHLPYTRGNLTHTALLLQQFVSWPSSSRCHSTCAIQTQPL; encoded by the exons ATGGTGGATatggagaagaagagggagaagcTGGTGGCTGGGCTCACAAGAAGACACATGATAAGGAGtggctcctcctcttcctcctctcctactgctgctgctgctgctgctg ACAACAACAAAAATATGAGTGAAGGTGGAGATCTAAACCTGATATCTAGGCAGAAGAAAGGAAAGGCAAAGGTTTTGAAGTGGAGATTAAGCAACACTGACATGGACATgaaaggggaggaaggaggttCTGATGGAGACTACGATGATACAGTGCTCTCCTCACTGACCACAGCTAGCTTCAGCAGTCTGATTAGTAGGAAGAGAGTGAAGAGCCTTGGGAAG GTGGCTGAGGATTGTGATGCTATTGATCCACCGGTTCCTAGAAAATTAAGATCAG CCATAAATAAACGTGCCAGTCAAACTGTTTCTACATCACCGCGGCATGTCAAGAAGAGGCGCCATCTTTCAGCTATCAGCTCTCAGACTTTCCTTATGGATCGAGAAACAAGATGTAATGCAATTCCG TTGGCGAATCATTTttcgaaggaggaggaggtagtTGTGGATGCTTTGCTATCTTTATCTCAAATACCCCATCTTTGTGAACTGTCGTCCGACAGAGGAATGGCAGAAGATAACTTAGATTTAAATGTTACTTCAGTGTCTTATTCAGCAG GAGCAACAAAGGTGGATGAGAAAATATCGGCATTGCCAACTGCCGGTACGGAAGTAGCTAACCAACCTGCCCTTGATGAACCAGTGGAACGAACTGGCAATGTTTCACAAATAAATCATGTGCCTTGTGGTGGTACCTGCAACAACACAAATCCAACTTTGTCAAATGATGGGCAAATACATGATATTTCTTTGGGAATTGTAACGAATTTACCGAGCCCATCTAAAGACTACAATAACAG TCGGAAGCAACTGAAAGTGCAGTTTGATAATAGTACAATTCATCCCACAAAGATAGAAGCCCCTCGGTGCCTG GAAAATTCTAAGAAGCCTGATATTCTGGAACATGACAGGAAAAATGTCAAGAATAACACTGCCCAAG AAATTGTGCCACCGGTCCAGACTTCAAAACCTTGTGCCTCGCATAG GCCATCTTCAAACACACTGGCGTCGTGTAATAATACTGCCGCAGAAACTGTGAAAGGAACTGGAGAACATGAGAAT CTTTCCCTCGTTAATAAAAATGGTACCCCCTCGAAGACATGGAAGAGAAGCATTACCCATGTCTACATGTGTCATCTCATCCAAATGCATTTGGACAAAGAGAAGGCATCACAAAACCGGGTAAAACCTGAGGAAGTTTGTCACAGTCACATTTCAAGGTCTCCAGACGGTTCTACCATAAGTAAGAATGGTGCACAAGACGAGAAGTTCTACGCCTTGCATTTCGATGTAAGGCTACCTGTTCAGCCATCTTGCAGTGTTTGCGACACGACCATTGCCCGACAAAAGATG GTCAGTGGTAATTTTCTGAACTTGCCCACTTCTGCGGCGTTATCAGGGGTGCAGCATGTTCAGTATTTACATCCCCCGATCGCTCCCCGCGGTGCAATGCCATATCCAATTCAGCATCTCCCTTACACCAGGGGGAATTTGACGCACACTGCACTACTACTTCAACAG TTTGTTTCTTGGCCATCGAGTAGCAGATGCCACAGTACATGTGCAATCCAAACCCAGCCATTATGA